A window from Primulina eburnea isolate SZY01 chromosome 2, ASM2296580v1, whole genome shotgun sequence encodes these proteins:
- the LOC140822354 gene encoding probable galacturonosyltransferase 4 gives MKMEFRKSVIFFLLVTVLAPIVLYTDTLGAYFTDSSSRNEFVGDASAFPFSGDVRPLNVLPQESSTTLKEPTGIVYSENSVESGSNYSNPASGESTRITRQLTGESVEDQTTNSLTLSSSEGNQQSDENPIRQVIYTAKEAAMGEEISKESGSVKLIGKRGANTDVKEENDQPRFEGTSESVSDKKEIKREQQSSELSSKDTGRVQMMARTEKQNGQTVFPDALVLQLKDQLIRAKLYLSLSGTRNIPQFIRELRLRMKEVQRVLGDATKDSELPRNANERLRAMEQTLLKGKQIQDDCAAVIKKLRAMLHLAEEQLRVHKKQELFLTHLTAKTMPKGLHCLPLRLTTDYFMLNSSEQQFPNEEKFADPKLYHYALFSDNILAAAVVVNSTITHAKDPSKHVFHVVTDRLNYAAMKMWFLANLPGKATIQVQNVEEFTWLNSSYSPVLRQLGSPSMIDYYFKNQRTESDSNMKFRNPKYLSIMNHLRFYLPEIFPKLDKILFLDDDIVVQKDLTGLWSLDLKGKVIGVVETCGESFHRFDRYLNFSNPIISKNFDPHACGWAFGMNIFDLKEWKKQNITEVYHKWQNLNHDRLLWKLGTLPPGLITFWNRTYPLDKFWHVLGLGYNPNVSQKDVERAAVIHYNGNLKPWLEIGILKFRNYWEKYVDYDHLYLRECNIAP, from the exons ATGAAGATGGAGTTTAGAAAATCAGTGATATTCTTTCTGTTGGTGACGGTTCTTGCCCCTATTGTTCTTTACACCGACACTCTCGGTGCTTATTTCACCGACTCTTCTT CTAGAAATGAATTTGTGGGAGATGCTTCAGCATTT CCATTTTCTGGTGATGTCAGGCCTTTAAATGTGCTACCTCAG GAGTCTTCTACCACACTGAAAGAACCAACGGGCATAGTTTATTCTGAAAATTCAGTCGAATCCGGCTCGAATTACTCAAACCCTGCATCTGGAGAAAGCACCCGAATTACAAGACAGCTGACTGGAG AATCAGTGGAGGACCAAACTACCAATTCTCTCACTTTGAGCAGCAGTGAAGGTAACCAGCAGTCTGATGAGAATCCAATTAGACAGGTGATTTATACAGCCAAAGAGGCAGCGATGGGTGAAGAAATTTCAAAAGAAAGTGGATCGGTCAAGCTTATTGGAAAGAGGGGAGCAAATACTGATGTGAAGGAAGAAAATGATCAACCTCGTTTTGAGGGGACATCAGAGAGTGTCTCCGATAAAAAG GAAATTAAACGTGAGCAACAGTCTTCTGAATTGTCTAGCAAAGATACTGGAAGAGTACAAATGATGGCTAGAACAGAGAAACAGAATGGACAAACAGTTTTTCCGGACGCCCTTGTTCTTCAGCTCAAGGACCAACTCATCCGTGCAAAGCTTTATCTCTCTCTCTCAGGAACTCGAAACATTCCCCAATTTATAAGGGAGCTCCGACTGCGTATGAAGGAAGTTCAACGAGTACTTGGTGATGCCACCAAGGATTCTGAGCTTCCCAGAAA TGCTAACGAGAGATTGAGAGCAATGGAGCAAACATTACTGAAAGGGAAACAAATACAAGATGATTGTGCTGCCGTAATAAAGAAACTTCGTGCTATGCTTCATTTAGCTGAGGAGCAGCTTCGAGTCCACAAGAAACAAGAGTTGTTTTTGACACACTTGACTGCGAAAACAATGCCTAAAGGGCTTCACTGTCTTCCCTTACGCCTCACAACAGATTATTTCATGTTGAACTCTTCTGAACAACAATTCCCAAATGAGGAAAAATTTGCTGATCCCAAGTTATACCACTATGCCTTATTTTCGGACAACATATTGGCTGCTGCAGTTGTTGTGAACTCAACTATTACTCATGCCAAG GATCCTTCGAAACATGTCTTTCATGTGGTCACCGACAGGCTCAATTATGCTGCAATGAAAATGTGGTTTTTGGCCAACCTTCCAGGGAAAGCTACGATACAGGTTCAGAATGTAGAGGAATTCACGTGGTTAAATTCAAGTTACAGTCCAGTTCTTAGGCAGTTGGGTTCTCCATCCATGATTGATTATTATTTTAAGAATCAACGGACTGAATCTGATTCAAACATGAAGTTTAGAAACCCCAAGTACCTCTCAATTATGAACCATCTTCGCTTTTACCTACCAGAAATCTTTCCAAAGCTGGATAAGATTTTGTTCTTAGATGATGATATTGTGGTTCAAAAGGATCTCACCGGCCTCTGGTCCCTAGATCTAAAGGGGAAGGTCATTGGAGTGGTTGAAACGTGTGGAGAAAGCTTTCATCGGTTTGACCGGTATCTCAACTTTTCAAATCCCATTATTTCAAAAAACTTTGATCCTCATGCTTGTGGTTGGGCTTTTGGGATGAATATCTTCGATCTGAAGGAGTGGAAGAAACAAAATATCACTGAGGTGTACCACAAATGGCAGAACCTG AATCATGACAGACTGCTGTGGAAACTTGGGACCCTACCACCTGGTTTGATTACATTTTGGAATcgaacttatcctctcgataaaTTTTGGCATGTCTTGGGTCTTGGCTATAATCCAAATGTCTCTCAAAAAGATGTCGAGCGTGCAGCGGTCATACATTATAATGGCAACTTGAAACCATGGCTCGAGATTGGCATACTAAAGTTCCGTAACTATTGGGAAAAGTATGTTGACTATGATCACTTGTATTTACGAGAATGCAACATAGCTCCATAG
- the LOC140822341 gene encoding ATP-dependent 6-phosphofructokinase 2-like, producing the protein MAFASSDSGADANNHLDETHLTIPSIKLQCLPHLTDYLPGLKTFPNPLDKSPFFHPVSEFYINNSDVILRHILHDLSGEFSSPKPHLAYHRAGPRKVIYFDPGQVRAAIVTCGGLCPGMNTVIRELVVGLWEQYGVREIYGIRAGYRGFYSYDPVQLNPKIVHGWHKKGGTVLETSRGGFDLHQIVNSIQNHGFNQLYIIGGDGTMRGMVEICKEIKQRKLNIAVAGLPKTVDNDVGIIDRSFGFQTAVEMAQQAINAAHTEAESAVNGIGLVKLMGRSTGHIVLHATLSSRDVDCCLIPENDFYLEGKGGLLEFIESRLKYNGHAVLVVAEGAGQDVIPKTGDQSHVQEKDESGNPVFLDVGGWLKSELKNWWSRDHPKELITIKYIDPTYMIRAVPANATDNLYCTLLAHSAIHGAMAGYTGFVCGPINGNYGYIPVDEVARAKNRVDTKNHKWAWVRSVTNQPDFVRFSDVSGI; encoded by the exons ATGGCTTTCGCATCAAGTGACTCCGGCGCCGACGCCAATAACCACCTGGATGAAACCCACTTGACCATCCCGAGCATCAAGCTTCAGTGCTTGCCCCACCTCACCGACTACCTTCCGGGTCTCAAAACCTTTCCCAACCCACTAGACAAGAGCCCCTTCTTCCACCCCGTGTCCGAATTCTACATCAACAACTCCGACGTCATCCTCCGCCACATCCTCCACGATCTTTCCGGAGAGTTCTCATCTCCGAAACCCCACCTGGCGTACCACCGGGCCGGGCCTCGGAAGGTCATTTACTTCGATCCGGGTCAGGTTCGAGCCGCCATTGTGACGTGCGGGGGTTTGTGCCCCGGGATGAACACGGTGATCCGCGAGCTGGTGGTGGGGCTGTGGGAGCAATACGGTGTGCGCGAGATTTACGGCATTAGGGCCGGGTACCGAGGTTTTTATTCCTATGATCCGGTGCAGTTGAATCCGAAGATAGTGCATGGTTGGCACAAGAAGGGTGGAACTGTTCTTGAGACTTCCAGAGGTGGGTTTGATCTTCACCAGATAGTGAATTCCATTCAAAACCATGGCTTTAACCAG CTATACATTATTGGTGGAGATGGCACTATGCGAGGGATGGTCGAAATATGCAAGGAAATCAAGCAAAGAAAGTTAAACATTGCAGTAGCTGGACTTCCCAAAACAGTTGACAATGATGTTGGCATTATCGATAGATCCTTTGGTTTCCAAACTGCAGTGGAGATGGCACAGCAAGCTATCAATGCAGCTCATACAGAGGCCGAGAGTGCCGTAAATGGCATTGGCTTAGTCAAGCTAATGGGACGCAGCACAGGGCACATTGTCCTTCACGCAACCTTAAGTAGCCGTGACGTTGACTGCTGCTTGATCCCGGAAAATGATTTTTACTTGGAAGGAAAAGGTGGGCTGCTTGAATTTATCGAAAGTAGGCTCAAATATAATGGACATGCAGTTTTGGTTGTTGCTGAGGGTGCTGGACAGGATGTCATACCTAAAACTGGTGATCAATCTCATGTACAAGAGAAAGATGAATCTGGGAATCCGGTTTTCTTGGATGTAGGTGGTTGGTTGAAATCCGAGTTAAAGAATTGGTGGAGCAGGGACCATCCGAAAGAGCTTATTACCATCAAGTACATAGATCCCACATATATGATAAGGGCTGTTCCTGCTAATGCAACTGATAATTTGTATTGTACACTTTTAGCACACTCAGCGATTCACGGTGCCATGGCTGGGTACACGGGGTTTGTCTGTGGTCCAATTAATGGGAATTATGGGTATATTCCAGTGGACGAGGTGGCTCGGGCCAAGAATCGGGTGGATACTAAAAATCATAAGTGGGCTTGGGTTAGATCTGTCACCAATCAGCCTGACTTTGTAAGATTCTCTGATGTGAGTGGAATATGA
- the LOC140822330 gene encoding DNA-directed RNA polymerases IV and V subunit 4-like isoform X2 produces the protein MAEKGGGGFFPGGKSALKSSAGKDDSSARSKKGKKVQFDAEGLMEANTPRSNGRDDTPGGKGDKVGNVSKKPTGKAPPPGERRLEQELPQNTTCLMDCEAAEILQGIQDQMIMLSQDPDIKIPVSFDLGLAYAKRSGNYTSPQTVNKILESLKKFGVSDAEICLIANIHPESVDEVFALMPALKAMKDKLRDPLRIALDELANLKEALNELANIKVSI, from the exons ATGGCAGAAAAAGGCGGAGGAGGGTTCTTCCCAGGCGGAAAATCTGCTCTGAAATCTTCCG CTGGGAAGGATGATAGCTCTGCAAGGTCGAAGAAAGGGAAAAAGGTCCAGTTTGATGCTGAAG GATTAATGGAAGCCAATACTCCAAGATCTAATGGGAGGGATGATACACCAG GTGGAAAAGGGGACAAAGTTGGAAATGTCAGTAAAAAACCCACAGGAAAAGCACCTCCTCCAGGGGAGCGTAGGCTCGAGCAAG AACTTCCACAAAATACTACGTGCTTGATGGACTGTGAAGCTGCAGAAATTTTGCAAGGTATTCAAGATCAGATGATTATGTTGTCTCAAGATCCAGATATAAAAATTCCTGT gTCGTTTGATCTGGGACTGGCGTATGCCAAGAGAAGTGGGAACTACACAAGTCCTCAGACTGTCAACAAAATACTCGA ATCTCTCAAGAAGTTTGGTGTTTCTGATGCCGAG ATTTGTTTGATTGCCAACATTCACCCTGAATCGGTTGATGAAGTTTTTGCTCTTATGCCTGCCCTCAAG gCCATGAAGGACAAGTTAAGAGACCCTCTTAGAATTGCTTTAGACGAACTAGCAAATCTCAAGGAAGCATTGAACGAATTGGCTAACATCAAAGTTTCGATATAG
- the LOC140822371 gene encoding snRNA-activating protein complex subunit-like — MLPGDDDGGEDLHVSIPRGGPIYVPNMVSPITKVPVFETSVSLELQSLEEELADDTLEECEEIMVDELKIISEDELVNMAFEEAFKGGELTVYTSQDTDENSSLRITDDNGVSSLEHACPQRLEADMLAVVPVESSVVPRRDSDCIKSNEKPTGKIKKRRRGDNSNSLDESCIAKVEQLARIKQKQEEDKASVRLHSFNGSSKAPDCGTLTKKVEMIRSLKSASVSAKVRPSDTCGNKPVDFPEVVLCLEVYHNKRTTLKTQEFLVLGRQLLTDVKDKIYCLTDEIMDKAGRYNPSGYFFIEDVFYNDMRGPSAIDYSMPILDWLQNSKNEALDKWESIFSGELQQKQKALLGDENKRRLPLPQLRACHMQNIRFFDLMFQIGAGYLYCHQGDCKHVFVIRDMRLIHSEDVQNQAAYPLMTFQTKYRCRKCSVCKIYQAQKVTVDDKWAPLNPCYFCDVCYYMLHYENGTLLYTDFSVYDYYHE; from the exons ATGTTGCCTGGAGATGACGATGGAGGAGAAGACCTTCATGTTTCTATTCCACGTGGCGGTCCAATATATGTTCCCAACATGGTTAGTCCAATCACGAAAGTACCAGTCTTCGAGACTTCTGTATCTCTTGAACTTCAG AGTTTGGAAGAAGAGCTAGCTGATGACACGCTGGAGGAGTGTGAAGAAATTAT GGTTGATGAACTCAAAATAATAAGTGAGGATGAGTTAGTCAATATGGCATTTGAAGAAGCTTTCAAG GGTGGTGAGTTGACCGTATACACGTCACAAGATACGGACGAGAATTCGAGTCTGAG GATAACAGATGATAATGGTGTATCAAGCCTTGAGCATGCTTGTCCTCAAAGATTAGAGGCAGATATGCTGGCAGTTGTTCCAGTTGAATCTTCAGTTGTTCCTCGTAGAGATTCTGACTGCATCAAATCAAATGAAAAACCTACAGGGAAGATAAAGAAGAGGAGACGTGGCGATAATAGCAACTCTCTTGAT GAGAGCTGCATTGCAAAGGTGGAGCAGCTCGCTAGAATTAAACAGAAACAAGAAGAAGATAAAGCATCCGTGAGACTACATTCATTCAA TGGTAGTTCCAAGGCCCCTGACTGTGGAACACTCACAAagaaagttgagatgataagatCATTGAAATCTGCAAGTGTTTCAGCTAAG GTTAGGCCGTCAGACACCTGTGGTAATAAACCAGTGGATTTTCCTGAGGTCGTGCTGTGTTTGGAGGTTTACCATAACAAACGAACTACATTGAAG ACTCAAGAGTTTCTGGTTCTAGGACGGCAATTGTTGACAGACGTAAAAGATAAAATCTACTGTTTGACAGATGAGATAATGGATAAGGCGGGACGGTACAATCCTTCAGGATACTTCTTTATAGAA GATGTATTTTACAATGACATGAGGGGGCCCTCGGCCATAGACTACAGTATGCCCATACTTGATTGGCTTCAAAACTCAAAGAATGAGGCCCTTGATAAATGGGAATCCATTTTTTCTGGTGAACTGCAACAGAAGCAAAAGGCCCTCTTGGGCGACGAAAACAAACGGCGGTTGCCTCTGCCACAGTTGAGGGCCTGTCACATGCAAAATATTAGATTCTTTGACTTGATGTTTCAAATTGGGGCTGGATATCTCTACTGCCATCAG GGCGATTGTAAGCACGTGTTTGTTATACGGGATATGAGGTTGATACATTCTGAGGATGTACAAAATCAAGCAGCTTATCCACTCATGACATTTCAAACCAAGTACCGTTGCAGGAAATGCTCTGTTTGCAAAATTTACCAGGCGCAGAAGGTGACTGTGGATGACAAATGGGCACCGTTGAATCCATGCTATTTTTGTGATGTTTGTTATTACATGCTTCACTATGAAAATGGAACTCTGCTCTATACCGATTTCTCTGTTTATGATTATTATCACGAATAG
- the LOC140822330 gene encoding DNA-directed RNA polymerases IV and V subunit 4-like isoform X1 has translation MAEKGGGGFFPGGKSALKSSAGKDDSSARSKKGKKVQFDAEGLMEANTPRSNGRDDTPGGWGKGGKGDKVGNVSKKPTGKAPPPGERRLEQELPQNTTCLMDCEAAEILQGIQDQMIMLSQDPDIKIPVSFDLGLAYAKRSGNYTSPQTVNKILESLKKFGVSDAEICLIANIHPESVDEVFALMPALKAMKDKLRDPLRIALDELANLKEALNELANIKVSI, from the exons ATGGCAGAAAAAGGCGGAGGAGGGTTCTTCCCAGGCGGAAAATCTGCTCTGAAATCTTCCG CTGGGAAGGATGATAGCTCTGCAAGGTCGAAGAAAGGGAAAAAGGTCCAGTTTGATGCTGAAG GATTAATGGAAGCCAATACTCCAAGATCTAATGGGAGGGATGATACACCAG GTGGCTGGGGTAAAGGTGGAAAAGGGGACAAAGTTGGAAATGTCAGTAAAAAACCCACAGGAAAAGCACCTCCTCCAGGGGAGCGTAGGCTCGAGCAAG AACTTCCACAAAATACTACGTGCTTGATGGACTGTGAAGCTGCAGAAATTTTGCAAGGTATTCAAGATCAGATGATTATGTTGTCTCAAGATCCAGATATAAAAATTCCTGT gTCGTTTGATCTGGGACTGGCGTATGCCAAGAGAAGTGGGAACTACACAAGTCCTCAGACTGTCAACAAAATACTCGA ATCTCTCAAGAAGTTTGGTGTTTCTGATGCCGAG ATTTGTTTGATTGCCAACATTCACCCTGAATCGGTTGATGAAGTTTTTGCTCTTATGCCTGCCCTCAAG gCCATGAAGGACAAGTTAAGAGACCCTCTTAGAATTGCTTTAGACGAACTAGCAAATCTCAAGGAAGCATTGAACGAATTGGCTAACATCAAAGTTTCGATATAG
- the LOC140824016 gene encoding uncharacterized protein, which yields MALFTLFILACIASPLLHSNSATATAASSALVNRVCDLTTYGAFCHALLDPFNSTTDPYELANIVFGFTYYNATSTKDYIHLWLRSNGNNTKPDMRDGMLECEGYYKQAIRALQKVSKDLEKRDSKRLGELATYLEEGGLGCKVAFMHGYPDAIIAMKNQNFIILADFCVIVSELFAPIVK from the coding sequence ATGGCCCTCTTCACCCTCTTCATCCTTGCCTGCATAGCTTCACCCCTCCTCCACTCCAACTCAGCAACCGCCACCGCAGCTTCTTCTGCACTAGTCAACCGTGTATGCGATTTAACAACATACGGCGCCTTCTGCCACGCCCTACTAGACCCCTTCAACAGTACCACTGACCCATATGAGCTCGCCAACATAGTCTTTGGCTTCACGTATTACAATGCAACCAGCACCAAAGACTACATTCACTTGTGGCTTAGGTCGAACGGAAACAACACGAAACCGGACATGAGAGACGGTATGCTGGAATGCGAAGGCTACTATAAACAGGCTATCAGGGCGCTTCAAAAGGTGTCTAAAGATTTAGAAAAGAGAGATTCTAAAAGGCTGGGAGAGTTGGCGACGTATTTAGAGGAAGGTGGATTGGGTTGTAAAGTGGCTTTCATGCATGGATATCCAGACGCCATCATAGCCATGAAGAACCAGAACTTCATTATTCTTGCTGATTTTTGTGTCATTGTTTCTGAACTTTTCGCACCCATCGTGAAATGA